Genomic DNA from Taurinivorans muris:
GCTTCGGGCAGATAGAGCAGTTTTTGCCGTCCGTTCCCCATGCCGACACCTAAAAAACTTCCTTCTGCAAGGGCGTAAAAAGATTGAACAAGTTGGTAACCTGTTCCCTGCGCGTCTTTAAACGGGTCGATAAAAGCGAGCAAACGGCGCATCCGGTAAGGGGAATTCATGATAAGGCTGACGGCGAGCGTTGTCATCATGCTGAAAGACAATGCCAAATAAATGAAACGTGTTCCGCCCGCAAGGCAAAGGAAAAAGAGAATAGCCAGCAAAATGATGGCTGCACCGAAATCCGGCTGCAAGAGGAGCAGCAGACATAAAATGCCGGTAATGGCAAAAGGGGGAATGACCCCTTTGCTGAATGTGCGTCCCAAATGCTGGTGCGTGCTTAGAAAATAGGAAAGATAAAGGACAAGGGCTATTCTTGCGAATTCCATAGGCTGTAAGGAAAATCCGAAGAAAGGCAGCCAGCGGCTGGCTCCGTTTACGTCTATGCCCAGCGGTGTCAATGTGAGCAAAAGCAGGAAGACGGTGACGGAGATTGCCAAATAGTGCACGGAATTGATGATTTTTCTCGGAAAATAAATGCAGATGCACATGATGACAAGCCCAAGGGAAACAAAGGCGAATTGTTTTTTAAAAAAATAGTATTTATCATGAAAATCACGTTCTCCGACAACGCTGCCGGCACTCAGAACCATAAGCAAACCGAAACTCAGCATGACAAGTATGCATGCCAAAAGCAGCCAGTCTATATTGTGATATGCAGTGCTTTGCGCTGTTCTTCTTTTCATGTTTTTATTCAATGTGTTAATCATAATAAATTCCGAAATAATTCTTTGATTTCATTTGAGATTTCGCACAAGATTTTTAAAATCGCCGCCTCTTGCGATATAGCTTGCATATTGGTCAAAACTTGCGGTTGCAGGCGCGAGCAGAACCGCGTCGCCTTTATCAGCCGTTTGTTTCGCACGTTCCAGGGCTTGGCTGAGTTTTTCATCATAAGAAAGGGAAAGATGGTTTTTCCATGCGTTTTCAAAATACTCGCGGCTTCCGCCGTACAGGGCGACATGTTTCACTTTTCCCCGCATGAGCGGAAGCAAGGCAGCCAAATCCCCGCCTTTGAACTTTCCTCCCGCAAGCAGGATGATAGGGTGTTCTGCTTCGCTTACAGCTTTTATGGCGACGGCAAGAGCGGTTACCGTTGTGCATTTGGAGTCGTTGATATAAGTAATGCCGTCAAGTTCGCGGACAAATTCAAGCCTGTTTTCCATGGGGCTGATTTTCTCCATGGCTTTTCGGGCGTTTTCAAAGCTTACGCCAAAAAGTTGGCAGGCTTGCCATGCCGCTTCCGCGTTGCTTTGATTATGCTGACCCAATAACTTTGTTTTGGGAAAATTCTTTTTGTCGGCGTCAAAAACAATGGTTTTCGCTTTGAACCCGTATTCGTTTGCAAGGTGGGCGATGTCTTGCCCCAAAACTGCGAAATCGGTATCGGTCTGGTGGGCGAACAAATTCATTTTCGCATCCGTGTATTCCTGCATGTTTTTGTGATAATCCAGGTGATTTTCGGAAATATTCAAACAAATCCCGACATGGACGGGCAGGGCGTTGCAGGTTTGAAGCTGAAAACTGGAAAGTTCCAAAACAAGAACATCGGCTTTTTCGCTTCGGGGATTTTCCAAACGTTTTAAGGCATATTCCGATAAAGGCGTGCCGATGTTGCCGCCGGTGAAGATATTCAAACCTTGTTCCTTAAGCATTTCGGAGCAGACGGCCGTGGTGGTGGTTTTCCCGCTTGTGCCGGTAATGCCCAAAATGGGGGTGCCGTCACAAAAAAGATAGGCGATTTCCGTTTCGGAAACGGCAAGTGCTGTTTCAGGCAAAAGACCGGCAAATTGAGCTATGGCAGCTCCGGGGCTCGGAATAAAGATATCGCAGCCGGAAAAATTCTCTTTTTTATGTTCGCCAAAAAAACAAGGAATGTTTTGTTCTTGCAAAAAGCGTTTAAATTCCGGAAGAAGCTTTTCTTCTTTTTGTTCATGAAAAACAAGAGGAACGCCGTATGAATTGAGCAGTTTTATGACAGCGCGTCCGGAATTTCCGCCTCCGACAACGTGGGCGGTGCATTTGCCGGCAAGTTTGTTTTTTATTTCAGCCAATGTTATCATGATCTTGTCCTATCTGATTTTAAG
This window encodes:
- the ftsW gene encoding putative lipid II flippase FtsW, translated to MINTLNKNMKRRTAQSTAYHNIDWLLLACILVMLSFGLLMVLSAGSVVGERDFHDKYYFFKKQFAFVSLGLVIMCICIYFPRKIINSVHYLAISVTVFLLLLTLTPLGIDVNGASRWLPFFGFSLQPMEFARIALVLYLSYFLSTHQHLGRTFSKGVIPPFAITGILCLLLLLQPDFGAAIILLAILFFLCLAGGTRFIYLALSFSMMTTLAVSLIMNSPYRMRRLLAFIDPFKDAQGTGYQLVQSFYALAEGSFLGVGMGNGRQKLLYLPEAHNDFIVSVIGEELGLLGITIMMSLFMIIFARCYKIVIGQKELRDKLTSFGLSLIIALGATLNLAVIMGMVPPKGVAIPFLSYGGSSMIATMICVGLILNYSRTTALEEKPNTVSGKTTNPAMQKLNKEYA
- the murD gene encoding UDP-N-acetylmuramoyl-L-alanine--D-glutamate ligase, with amino-acid sequence MITLAEIKNKLAGKCTAHVVGGGNSGRAVIKLLNSYGVPLVFHEQKEEKLLPEFKRFLQEQNIPCFFGEHKKENFSGCDIFIPSPGAAIAQFAGLLPETALAVSETEIAYLFCDGTPILGITGTSGKTTTTAVCSEMLKEQGLNIFTGGNIGTPLSEYALKRLENPRSEKADVLVLELSSFQLQTCNALPVHVGICLNISENHLDYHKNMQEYTDAKMNLFAHQTDTDFAVLGQDIAHLANEYGFKAKTIVFDADKKNFPKTKLLGQHNQSNAEAAWQACQLFGVSFENARKAMEKISPMENRLEFVRELDGITYINDSKCTTVTALAVAIKAVSEAEHPIILLAGGKFKGGDLAALLPLMRGKVKHVALYGGSREYFENAWKNHLSLSYDEKLSQALERAKQTADKGDAVLLAPATASFDQYASYIARGGDFKNLVRNLK